Genomic segment of Gymnogyps californianus isolate 813 chromosome 16, ASM1813914v2, whole genome shotgun sequence:
TGGCCAAAGCGAGTTTTGCCAGGCTGGCTACAGGCCTGTGGCCAGCTTGAGCCGTGCTGCTCACAGATCCTGCCTCACCACGCTTCCTGCcaggaacagctctgctgccGCGTAATCGGCCTGTAAATGTGGCATAAGCCTCTGCGCTTGCAGCCCGGCAAAGGCTGGAATACAAGTTCTCCGTCACAGTTCTTATAGACTGGCTTTATTTAATGTTTGTATCAGTGAACAGTGACCGTTTCCAGAGGTTTTCAGTAAAACTCCCTACCCTGTTATCTAACTGTTATTGTTGCATTTCAGAAGTGAAGTTAGAAGCCAAAGCGGCTCTGAATCAAGCCCTCGAAATGAAGCGCCAAGGAAAGCGGGAGAAAGCCCACAAACTCTTTGTGTACGCCCTCAAAATGGACCCCGATTATGTGGATGCCCTGAATGAATTCGGTAtcttttctgaagaggaaaaagacattCTTCAAGCCGACTATTTGTACTCCAAAGCACTAACCATTTCTCCCTGCAACGAGAAGGCTTTGATCAATCGGGACCGGACACTACCTTTAGTTGAAGAGATAGATCAGAGGTATTTTAGCATTATTGACAGCAAGGTTAAAAAAGTGATGGCGATCCCCAAAGGCAATTCTGCCCTGCGCCGAGTGATGGAGGAGTCCTATTATCACCACATCTACCACACGGTTGCTATTGAAGGAAACACTCTGACGCTGTCAGAAATAAGACACATCATTGAGACCAGATACGCTGTTCCTGGAAAAAGCTTAGTGGAGCAGAATGAGGTGATTGGCATGCACGCAGCTTTGAAATACGTCAATACCACGCTGGTATCGCGGATAGGCTCCGTAACCATCAGTGACATCTTGGAGATACACCGGAGAGTGCTGGGCTATGCCGACCCGGTGGAGGCAGGGCGGTTCAGGACTACTCAGGTGTTTGTAGGACATCACATACCACCACATCCCCAGGATGTGGAGAAACAGATGCAGGAGTTTGTGCAGTGGATTAACTCGGAAGATGCCATGAGCTTGCACCCTGTGGAATTTGCCGCGTTAGCCCACTACAAGTTGGTTTACATCCATCCATTTGTAGATGGTAACGGAAGGACCTCACGCCTGTTAATGAACCTCATACTAATGCAGGCAGGCTACCCGCCCATCACAATCCGCAAGGAGCAACGGGCCGAGTATTATCACGTCTTAGAAGTAGCCAACGAGGGCGACGTGAGGCCTTTCATACGCTTTATTGCTAAGTGCACCGAGACAACTCTGGACATGTTGCTCATTGCCACCACCGAATACTCCGTGGGCTTACCTGAAGCAGATGGCTGCACTGCTGGATGCAAGCAAACTATCCCCGTCAAGACTTGAGGGTTGTGGACATTCAGGAGCCAACGAACGCGTGGGAGAACAGACCGCCAAGCCACTCAGTATTCCTGCTGGGAAATAACTCGACAGGAGGTGTCACTCTttagcatttcatttatttaaagtgTCTTACATTGgattaaattaatataatttatttatatacattatgCCAAGTTGAAATGTGAACTGTTGATGTTGACTGTGCACTATGACTTGCTTGTGCTACTGgaaggaggtggggagaggtgTCAGAAGGACTCAACAAGCTGAAGTAgaattttctccttaaaattaAGCTTTGAGAAGCTGCTTCAATCACAACCCTTCACCTAGTCGGTCAACTGCATTGTCTTACCTTGTCAAGGAGCTGCTAAGCAAGACAAAGTCTTAACTGAGTTGTTGCTTTTGTGTTACCTCTTCCCTGTTGttcaaacaaaaccccaaaacgcAACCCTTGCAGTAACAGCGCTCTCCCAGCTACGTTAATCAGACTCTTTCCTGTCAGTCACACAAGTCTGACAGTACTGATCAGGAAGGAAGCTGAACTCCAGTTCAGCAAAGGCATCTTTCCCCtcccatttctgttttcagcagcactTTGCATGTTTACTTTCAGTTGCCTTTCCTAGGGCGAGTGTTGTACAACAAGTGGGAAGTATTTGGTTTAAGATTACAGATGATGTGACTGGaacaagagaagaaatgctCTCTGACTCATTTCACTGAACTGCGAGGTGCTTTTGCTGTACTTCAGACAGAAGGACTACCTAGTGCTCTGAGGCTTTGCCTCAGACCCCAGGAATCCCTGGGAAACTGCAACTGTCCTTATACATTTCAGTTCAGGGTTTGAAAGGAGCttgcttctgcagagctgcgGGCAGAAAAGGTTATTATACATAACCATAATAGAGCCTTTATCAGTTGTGCCATTTTGGTAAGAATGCGTATAGCAAGTTTGCAAAAAACTTAAGTTTCTTCAGTCTACACAAGAGAACTTTTCACAATTAATTACTAGGTCACATTATTACTGTGATAAACGCGTCAAGAATCACACAAAGCCTCTTTGTGCTGCAGTGGCAGTTGGTGTAGTACCTGGAAGCTGCTGTGCAATTCAAAGCAGCATACcttatctttgcttttaagGTAAAAGCACCTGCAGCCTAGCCTAGAAGAATAGCTCTCtacagccctgcctgccagctctGTAACAGCATGACTGATCCCAACACCTCTAAGTTCAGAAAAACTTCGATTCAGTCCAGTTTAGAGTGCTGTTAAGCTTAAACCCTTTGCAAGACTGTCCCAGGCCAGTGTTAAGTTTCTTCCCTTCTAACTCTCTCTTACCTGCAAGGTAGTTAGGACACATCTTATACAAGCAGACTATAGGACAAGACTGGGAGTTATCTATGTACTACAGCACTACTCCATGCTTATGTAGCAATTACTGCTGACAGGGAAAGCAAACAATAAATGAGGGAGGTTGTTCTGTCCTTACAAAGCCTGCTTAGTTTGGTAGTGCAAGGTGAGtataaataaaatctgcacTTTAGAgctctggggggggggggggggggaaatgttattttagtaACAGAttaataaactattttaatattaaagtctTTGTTTGGAATAGGCTGTTCTCAAAACACTTTTCTGCTGCAGTGAACTAAGAAGCAGTCACAGCTCGGTTCGTGGTGTAGCAAGTTACAGGGTATACATCCTGGCTCCCTCAGCTGCGTACAACTTCGGAGGGCTCCGAAGCAGCAAGTCCAACCCCAGCAGCCAAAGGAAACTTAATTCATCGCTAGTGGTGTGCACAGGGCCTGCCTGCCATCAGGACAAGGCAAGCATCCAGATGCACCAGCCTCAGCATTCCTACCCCACGACCAAAGCTGCATATTAAAGTGTTATTAGAATGTTTCTAAGCTGATTTTGAGATACAATCCCACTGTATCATCAGTACAATACTGGATGGCTAGCCCAAGCGTCTGGCACAGAAGAGGCTGCACACCACACTGTGAGCAAGCACCGACAGAACTCAGGCCCTCGCTGTATCACCACAGCTGCCGCTGTTACACGGTTCAAAAGCTATGAAGCAGCCTCATCATTTCAAAGTAAAGGCAAGTCAAATCAGCACAGAATGTAAGCACTGAAAATAGTGTTTATTTGCAGCAGTGCTTGTGTTGTACAAGTGAACTTGGTACTGGGGTCCCCCCTCACATTCAATTCAGCCCCCACGTGTGTTGACTTCCAGAGTTAGCAGCAGTTTTAGTCAGACAAGCAGTAATATTTCTATCCAAGATCACGTAccagattattttaaagtcCAAGGTGATACTGAAGTGGTTCCAGGATATTCATACTAGATGGAATGAGCTACTCAAAAGGTATGCAAGTGACACTGTGTATCAGTGCACCTGAGAGGCAAGGTACATCAGTATTACCCAGCTGCCATAGGATAAGTGCAATTCCAACACCca
This window contains:
- the FICD gene encoding protein adenylyltransferase FICD produces the protein MNLVSMATDPELKWITLWVRIRWAAVLMLLLGSLVMLLLPLAAVEDQCHAVLKGLSFLKSKLGAGSSGVTRYTGQTTGLSVTSNGLELLVLKGKASPEVKLEAKAALNQALEMKRQGKREKAHKLFVYALKMDPDYVDALNEFGIFSEEEKDILQADYLYSKALTISPCNEKALINRDRTLPLVEEIDQRYFSIIDSKVKKVMAIPKGNSALRRVMEESYYHHIYHTVAIEGNTLTLSEIRHIIETRYAVPGKSLVEQNEVIGMHAALKYVNTTLVSRIGSVTISDILEIHRRVLGYADPVEAGRFRTTQVFVGHHIPPHPQDVEKQMQEFVQWINSEDAMSLHPVEFAALAHYKLVYIHPFVDGNGRTSRLLMNLILMQAGYPPITIRKEQRAEYYHVLEVANEGDVRPFIRFIAKCTETTLDMLLIATTEYSVGLPEADGCTAGCKQTIPVKT